The following proteins are co-located in the Gavia stellata isolate bGavSte3 chromosome 36, bGavSte3.hap2, whole genome shotgun sequence genome:
- the LOC132320487 gene encoding twist-related protein 2-like — MKEESMCPDSPEGSLVTSEEEGERLHKKCLRKRGQGGKPAEDGGAPSPQGKRSKRSPVPQSFEDVHTQRVIANVRERQRTQSLNDAFAELRKIIPTLPSDKLSKIQTLKLAARYIDFLYQVLQSDELDHKITSCNYLAHERLSYAFSVWRMEGAWSMSTSH, encoded by the coding sequence ATGAAAGAGGAAAGCATGTGCCCGGACTCCCCCGAAGGCAGCCTGGTCACCAGCGAGGAGGAAGGCGAGCGGCTGCACAAAAAATGCCTCCGCAAGCGTGGCCAGGGGGGCAAGCCGGCGGAGGACGGCGGTGCCCCCTCGCCGCAGGGCAAGCGGAGCAAGCGCAGCCCCGTCCCGCAGTCCTTCGAGGACGTGCACACGCAGCGCGTGATCGCCAACGTGCGGGAACGCCAGCGGACCCAGTCGCTCAACGACGCCTTCGCGGAGCTGCGGAAGATCATCCCGACGCTGCCCTCCGACAAGCTGAGCAAGATCCAAACCCTCAAGCTGGCCGCCCGCTACATAGACTTCTTGTACCAGGTCCTGCAGAGCGATGAGCTGGACCACAAGATCACCAGCTGCAACTACCTGGCCCACGAGAGGCTCAGCTACGCCTTCTCCGTCTGGAGGATGGAAGGGGCTTGGTCCATGTCCACATCCCACTGA